The following proteins are co-located in the Spirosoma montaniterrae genome:
- a CDS encoding transposase: MATPCTQNNNTTRVKSTANDFLQARIQHYLQPIQDQLLQQIDKRLVATFATLFSSILLFRNTKMGLLLSELGGYIAGHAHAPAGTKRLSNLLRCAYWDAAVIEEFFWAKTQRRIAQLATMGKRPLLVWDDSRIEKPESWFVEGLCSVESSKGKRLTKIKKGFYKPPSARICVPGFHWTGVLLAALGETPSVCQMSWWTTRGKHKEVGTNIMFRLLRQLQAHLPASVLHVLDRGYASSWTIEWMSHFKQDFLVRWKKNHLLTHGEKGTKQTHLLARSCAPQSRKLLRDKERKITKQVSVGWLAVRHAEHELLPLWLLVVRDRRHQQPPMYLLTSVPVRDVHQAWLLVHSYMHRWQIEQAFRAGKAEFGLESPRLWFWENRLKLLGIVSLVYDFLLSLLRHWPDWIPLFLKRWVPRTGNRHRCSSVPIYRLRLAISNALMVAFALTQNSG; the protein is encoded by the coding sequence ATGGCAACGCCATGCACACAAAATAACAATACGACGCGCGTAAAGTCAACCGCGAATGACTTTCTACAAGCCCGAATACAGCACTATCTCCAACCCATTCAAGACCAGCTACTCCAGCAAATCGACAAGCGACTCGTAGCTACCTTTGCGACCTTGTTTAGCAGCATTCTGCTCTTTCGTAACACGAAGATGGGACTGCTACTGAGTGAGTTAGGAGGCTATATCGCTGGGCATGCCCACGCCCCGGCAGGTACCAAACGCCTAAGCAACCTCTTACGATGCGCCTATTGGGACGCTGCTGTTATCGAGGAGTTTTTCTGGGCCAAGACCCAACGACGCATTGCCCAACTGGCGACTATGGGCAAACGGCCTTTGCTGGTGTGGGATGATAGTCGCATCGAGAAGCCAGAAAGTTGGTTTGTCGAAGGACTTTGTTCAGTCGAAAGTAGCAAGGGGAAACGACTCACCAAGATCAAGAAAGGCTTCTACAAGCCCCCTTCAGCCCGCATCTGCGTGCCGGGCTTTCACTGGACGGGTGTATTACTGGCCGCGCTGGGCGAAACACCCAGTGTGTGCCAGATGAGTTGGTGGACGACGCGGGGCAAGCATAAAGAGGTGGGTACCAACATCATGTTCCGTCTGCTTAGGCAGTTACAGGCCCATCTGCCAGCTTCCGTGCTGCATGTGCTGGATCGGGGCTATGCCAGTAGCTGGACGATTGAGTGGATGAGCCACTTCAAACAGGACTTTCTGGTGCGCTGGAAAAAGAATCACCTACTGACTCACGGCGAAAAAGGCACCAAACAGACCCATCTGCTGGCCCGTAGTTGTGCGCCCCAGAGCCGTAAGCTCCTGCGCGACAAGGAACGTAAGATTACCAAACAGGTCAGTGTGGGTTGGCTGGCCGTTCGTCATGCGGAGCATGAGCTATTGCCTTTATGGTTGCTGGTGGTCCGGGATCGCAGGCATCAGCAACCGCCCATGTACCTGCTCACATCCGTACCCGTCCGGGATGTGCATCAGGCTTGGCTACTGGTACACAGTTACATGCACCGTTGGCAGATTGAACAGGCTTTTCGAGCGGGCAAGGCCGAGTTCGGCCTGGAGTCGCCCCGGCTGTGGTTCTGGGAGAACCGGCTAAAGCTGTTGGGCATAGTCAGTTTAGTGTATGACTTTCTGTTATCGCTGTTACGCCACTGGCCGGATTGGATACCCCTATTTTTGAAACGGTGGGTACCCCGAACAGGCAATCGGCACCGATGCTCGTCGGTGCCGATTTACAGACTGCGGTTAGCCATCTCAAACGCTTTAATGGTGGCCTTCGCCCTCACTCAAAATTCGGGATGA
- the rfbC gene encoding dTDP-4-dehydrorhamnose 3,5-epimerase — MQLRETAIKGLIELIPRVFEDERGYFFESYNKPLFTSLGLPMDFVQDNQSFSVKGVLRGLHMQNEPFAQGKLVRVITGQVLDVAVDLRPDSPTFGQYETFLLDAKLANMAYIPEGFAHGFVTLEDSVFSYKCTNVYNKASESGIRWDDPDLNINWGIDSPIVSDKDQELKYLREVFPQQVV; from the coding sequence ATGCAACTTCGGGAAACGGCCATCAAGGGCCTGATTGAACTGATTCCCCGTGTCTTTGAAGACGAACGCGGCTACTTTTTTGAATCGTATAACAAACCGCTGTTCACGTCGCTGGGCCTGCCAATGGACTTTGTGCAGGATAATCAGTCGTTTTCAGTGAAAGGCGTCCTACGCGGGCTGCACATGCAGAACGAACCTTTCGCACAGGGTAAATTGGTGCGGGTTATTACCGGGCAAGTACTCGATGTAGCCGTTGACCTACGCCCTGATTCGCCCACCTTTGGTCAGTATGAGACGTTTTTGCTCGATGCCAAACTCGCCAACATGGCTTACATTCCCGAAGGCTTTGCCCACGGATTTGTTACGTTAGAAGACAGCGTTTTTAGCTATAAATGCACGAACGTATACAACAAAGCTTCGGAATCGGGCATTCGCTGGGACGATCCCGACCTGAATATCAACTGGGGCATCGACAGTCCGATTGTTTCAGATAAAGATCAGGAACTGAAGTATCTGCGCGAGGTATTTCCGCAACAAGTTGTCTGA
- a CDS encoding 3-keto-disaccharide hydrolase: protein MPIFLFLFFLVVVDTPPTPNTLTDKEKRAGWKLLFDGKTTNGWRGAYADKFPERGWSVQDGMLTIQQSDGSESQSFGDIVTTGEYADFEITFDFKLTEGANSGLKYFVVEHQPKPAGSAFGLEFQVLDDDKHPDAKKGRDGNRTVGSLYDLIPATGKQANAIGEWNTGRIISKGTHVEHWLNGKKVVDYERGSEKFRELVAMSKYSAPDYNAHGRFGEAPKGHILLQDHGNRVYYRNMKIRTL, encoded by the coding sequence ATGCCTATTTTCCTGTTCTTGTTCTTTCTGGTTGTAGTTGATACACCCCCGACGCCAAACACGCTGACCGATAAAGAAAAACGGGCAGGCTGGAAACTGCTGTTCGATGGTAAAACGACCAATGGCTGGCGCGGAGCCTATGCCGATAAATTTCCCGAACGCGGCTGGTCGGTGCAGGATGGTATGCTCACGATTCAACAATCTGATGGCTCAGAATCGCAAAGCTTTGGCGACATTGTCACGACTGGCGAGTATGCTGATTTTGAGATAACGTTTGATTTTAAATTGACTGAAGGAGCCAATAGTGGCCTTAAATATTTTGTGGTCGAGCATCAGCCGAAACCGGCGGGGTCGGCGTTTGGGCTGGAATTTCAGGTGCTGGACGACGACAAACACCCCGATGCCAAAAAAGGACGTGATGGAAATCGCACGGTCGGTTCGCTATACGACCTGATTCCGGCCACGGGCAAGCAGGCCAACGCTATCGGAGAGTGGAACACGGGCCGTATCATCTCCAAAGGAACACACGTTGAACACTGGCTCAACGGCAAGAAAGTAGTAGACTACGAGCGCGGCAGCGAAAAGTTTCGTGAACTGGTTGCCATGAGCAAATACAGCGCACCCGATTATAATGCACACGGTCGGTTTGGGGAAGCTCCCAAAGGTCACATTCTTTTACAGGACCACGGCAACCGGGTGTACTACAGGAATATGAAAATCAGAACGTTATAA
- a CDS encoding sugar phosphate isomerase/epimerase family protein yields MNETVNRRQFLRTTGLSALALAAGVDGWAGLTKKSGLQIAYSAITWGGNDAQAIADLAALGYRGIQLRANTFGPYKAKPSELKALLDQHKLKLAMFSSGNVEIDPAKEQSTIDMHVAHASFVKALGGSAIQLTNSVRPKDRPPTTDELKRLAAVMNEIGRQTADMGIQAAYHNHMNQLGETPEEVDVIVQAMNPKYCKLLLDIAHYRQGGGLPENAVRQYKDMLYALHLKDTMSPLPDKPNDPKAYRFVELGRGNVNVPAVFNALDDIGFAGWGVIELDGVPEKDKTPAQCAQINKDYITKTLKHLL; encoded by the coding sequence ATGAACGAGACTGTAAACCGACGACAGTTTCTCCGAACCACCGGCCTGTCGGCGCTGGCTCTTGCAGCCGGTGTCGATGGCTGGGCCGGATTAACCAAAAAATCAGGACTCCAGATTGCCTACTCAGCTATTACCTGGGGCGGCAACGACGCGCAGGCCATTGCCGACCTGGCCGCTCTGGGCTACCGGGGCATTCAACTTCGGGCCAACACCTTCGGGCCATACAAAGCCAAACCGTCGGAACTGAAAGCACTGCTCGATCAGCACAAACTTAAACTGGCGATGTTTTCGAGTGGCAATGTTGAAATCGACCCGGCTAAAGAGCAGAGTACCATCGACATGCACGTGGCCCATGCCAGTTTTGTAAAAGCATTAGGCGGGTCGGCCATTCAGTTGACCAACAGCGTGCGACCCAAAGACCGGCCTCCTACCACCGACGAACTGAAACGGCTGGCGGCTGTGATGAACGAAATTGGCAGGCAAACTGCCGACATGGGCATACAGGCCGCCTACCACAACCACATGAATCAGCTTGGCGAAACGCCCGAAGAAGTCGATGTGATTGTGCAGGCCATGAACCCCAAGTATTGCAAATTGCTGCTCGATATTGCCCATTACCGGCAGGGGGGCGGCTTGCCCGAAAATGCTGTGCGGCAGTACAAAGACATGTTATATGCGTTGCACCTGAAAGACACGATGTCGCCCCTGCCCGACAAGCCTAACGACCCGAAAGCATACCGATTCGTAGAACTGGGTCGGGGTAATGTAAATGTTCCGGCGGTATTTAACGCGTTGGACGACATTGGGTTTGCCGGTTGGGGCGTAATTGAATTAGACGGCGTGCCGGAGAAAGACAAAACGCCCGCTCAATGCGCGCAAATCAATAAAGATTACATCACCAAGACACTAAAACATCTTCTGTAA
- the pyrF gene encoding orotidine-5'-phosphate decarboxylase, which yields MTYSELSELIFRKQSYLCVGLDTDPRKLPTHLLGESDPVFTFNKAIIDATADLTVAYKPNLAFYEAQGPRGWESLQKTLDYLPADCFTIADAKRGDIGNTSGLYARTFFDPTAAGLHFDSVTVAPYMGQDSVMPFLDYNHKWVILLALTSNPGSADFQRQPVAEQELFEVVIETAQTWVGPDHHERLMFVVGATQADELTRIRALAPKNFLLVPGVGAQGGSLTDVSRYGLTPDGGLLVNASRNILYASSGADFAERARAEAQSLQRQMAEHLATLP from the coding sequence ATGACGTACTCTGAATTAAGCGAACTTATTTTCCGTAAACAATCGTATCTCTGTGTTGGCTTAGACACCGATCCGCGTAAGCTTCCAACCCATCTGCTCGGCGAATCTGACCCGGTTTTTACGTTCAATAAAGCCATTATCGATGCCACTGCCGACCTCACCGTGGCCTATAAACCTAACCTTGCCTTCTACGAAGCCCAGGGGCCGCGTGGCTGGGAAAGCCTCCAGAAAACGCTCGACTATCTTCCTGCTGACTGTTTTACCATCGCCGATGCCAAACGGGGCGACATTGGCAACACGTCGGGCCTATACGCACGCACTTTTTTCGACCCAACTGCCGCCGGTTTACATTTCGACTCAGTCACGGTTGCGCCCTACATGGGGCAAGACTCCGTGATGCCGTTCTTAGACTATAACCACAAATGGGTTATTCTGCTGGCTTTGACCTCAAACCCCGGCAGTGCTGATTTTCAGCGGCAACCCGTGGCCGAACAGGAGTTGTTCGAGGTAGTTATCGAGACCGCTCAGACCTGGGTTGGCCCTGACCACCACGAACGGCTGATGTTCGTAGTGGGTGCCACACAGGCCGACGAACTGACGCGCATCCGCGCATTGGCTCCGAAAAATTTTCTGTTAGTGCCCGGCGTAGGTGCCCAGGGCGGTTCGCTAACCGACGTGTCGCGCTACGGTCTGACACCCGATGGCGGGCTGTTGGTCAATGCGTCGCGCAACATTTTGTATGCATCGTCGGGTGCAGATTTTGCCGAACGGGCGCGGGCTGAAGCACAATCTTTGCAACGCCAAATGGCCGAACACCTGGCAACCTTACCGTAA
- a CDS encoding Gfo/Idh/MocA family protein, whose protein sequence is MENRREFIKKSALAGLGMAVPGMSFSASSYARIVGANERVRVGIIGFSDRFRQSLAPSFMNHAKDMNFAFVGVSDIWSRRRDEADAFLKGKGWNDSNFFKARNNDELLERKDIDAVIISTADFQHALHCVDAVESGRDVYVEKPFAESLEDARKALKAVEKSKKIVQVGSQRRSAPNYHAANEFIRSGKFGDISMVEMTWNVNQPGRWRRPKLVAEIRKEDTDWNRYLLNRPKVEWDPRKYLEYRLFYPYSSGIPGQWMSHQIDTVHWFSGLEHPRSVVANGGVYVWKDGRVNPDTFTAVFDYGPDNDKAKGFQVLYSSRMHNEAGGTKEYYYSNGGMINLDTNKITSEGGLKEWAAKEMGMKPNLLADTELKSMGKMETSANTGSDPMTSLHMRNWMECVRSRQEPNAPARAGFNHSVANIMATMAQHTGKRVTWDGTKQDVVVS, encoded by the coding sequence ATGGAAAATCGTCGTGAGTTTATTAAAAAATCTGCGCTTGCCGGTTTGGGCATGGCCGTGCCGGGCATGAGCTTTTCGGCCAGCAGCTACGCCCGTATTGTGGGTGCCAACGAGCGCGTTCGGGTGGGCATTATCGGGTTTTCGGACCGGTTCCGGCAGTCGCTGGCTCCGTCGTTTATGAACCACGCCAAAGACATGAACTTTGCGTTTGTAGGCGTGTCAGACATCTGGAGCCGTCGTCGCGATGAGGCCGATGCGTTTTTGAAAGGCAAAGGCTGGAACGACAGCAACTTTTTCAAGGCTCGCAACAACGACGAACTGCTCGAACGCAAAGACATTGACGCCGTAATTATCAGCACCGCCGATTTTCAGCACGCGCTACACTGCGTCGATGCCGTTGAATCGGGCCGCGACGTGTACGTTGAAAAACCATTCGCCGAATCGCTCGAAGACGCTCGTAAGGCCCTGAAAGCCGTAGAGAAGTCAAAGAAAATTGTGCAGGTTGGTTCGCAGCGTCGGTCGGCACCGAATTACCACGCGGCCAATGAATTTATCCGGTCGGGTAAGTTTGGCGATATCAGCATGGTTGAAATGACGTGGAACGTTAACCAGCCGGGTCGGTGGCGTCGGCCCAAGTTAGTGGCCGAAATTCGGAAAGAAGACACCGACTGGAATCGCTACCTGCTCAACCGCCCGAAAGTAGAATGGGACCCGCGCAAGTATCTGGAATATCGGCTGTTTTATCCGTATTCGTCAGGAATACCGGGGCAGTGGATGTCGCACCAGATTGATACCGTACACTGGTTCAGCGGGTTAGAACATCCGCGTTCGGTAGTTGCCAACGGGGGCGTATACGTCTGGAAAGATGGCCGGGTTAACCCCGACACGTTCACGGCGGTATTCGACTACGGTCCTGACAATGACAAAGCCAAAGGGTTTCAGGTGCTTTATTCGAGCCGGATGCACAATGAAGCGGGCGGCACCAAAGAGTACTACTACTCGAATGGTGGCATGATTAACCTCGATACCAATAAGATTACGTCGGAAGGCGGGCTGAAAGAGTGGGCTGCCAAAGAGATGGGTATGAAGCCGAATCTGCTGGCCGACACCGAGTTAAAGTCAATGGGAAAGATGGAAACCAGTGCCAACACCGGCTCCGACCCGATGACCTCGCTGCACATGCGTAACTGGATGGAGTGTGTTCGGAGCCGTCAGGAACCCAACGCACCCGCCCGCGCCGGTTTCAACCACTCAGTTGCCAACATTATGGCGACAATGGCTCAGCACACCGGCAAACGCGTAACATGGGACGGTACGAAGCAGGATGTGGTTGTGAGTTAA
- a CDS encoding PmoA family protein: protein MRVVLVSVRFVVFLLLASAASALAQSGRIELVHTESAKRVDVLVDGKPFTAYIYPGPDVLKKAVLYPIRSAGGNFITRGWPLDPRPGERVDHPHHVGMWFNYGDVNGHDFWNNSTAIEPGHKGPFGTIVHTGISAMKNGAGASPAELTVTANWLDKDGKVMLQETTTFRFGAGPDRRIIDRITTLKAASKDVVFKDNKEGMIALRMARQLEQPSNKPEVFTDSKGVTTNVPTMNNEGVTGQYQSSIGTTGDAVWGTRAPWMNLTGRLNNERVSVILIDHPQNVGYPTYWHARGYGLYAANPLGPAVFSNGKEQAMNYTLAAGKEVTFRYRLLVQSGSTNTQQIAAEVQQFATKNKN from the coding sequence ATGCGCGTCGTTTTAGTTTCCGTTCGTTTCGTTGTTTTCCTGCTGCTGGCATCGGCGGCTTCTGCACTGGCTCAGTCGGGTCGCATCGAACTTGTTCACACCGAATCTGCCAAACGCGTTGATGTCTTAGTTGATGGAAAGCCCTTTACGGCTTATATCTATCCCGGCCCCGACGTATTGAAAAAAGCGGTGCTGTATCCAATTCGGTCGGCGGGCGGAAACTTCATTACGCGCGGCTGGCCGCTCGACCCACGACCGGGCGAGCGTGTCGACCACCCGCACCATGTAGGCATGTGGTTTAATTACGGCGATGTAAACGGCCACGACTTCTGGAATAACTCAACCGCTATAGAACCTGGTCATAAAGGTCCATTCGGAACTATTGTTCACACGGGCATTTCGGCTATGAAAAACGGCGCGGGGGCGTCTCCTGCCGAGTTAACGGTAACAGCTAACTGGCTCGACAAAGACGGCAAGGTGATGCTCCAGGAAACCACTACGTTCCGGTTTGGGGCCGGGCCTGACCGGCGTATTATCGACCGCATCACAACCCTTAAGGCCGCAAGCAAAGACGTTGTGTTTAAAGACAACAAAGAGGGCATGATTGCTTTACGCATGGCCCGACAACTCGAACAGCCTTCTAATAAACCCGAAGTATTTACGGACTCGAAAGGAGTAACTACGAACGTGCCAACCATGAATAACGAAGGCGTAACAGGTCAGTATCAGAGCAGTATCGGAACAACGGGCGATGCCGTTTGGGGAACCCGTGCGCCCTGGATGAATCTGACCGGTAGATTGAACAACGAACGCGTTTCGGTTATCCTTATCGACCACCCGCAAAACGTAGGATACCCAACCTATTGGCATGCAAGAGGTTATGGGTTATACGCAGCTAATCCGCTTGGCCCTGCCGTATTTAGTAATGGAAAAGAACAGGCCATGAACTACACGTTGGCTGCTGGCAAAGAAGTAACATTTCGTTACCGGCTTCTGGTACAATCAGGGTCGACCAATACCCAGCAAATTGCAGCAGAAGTTCAACAATTTGCTACCAAAAACAAAAATTAG
- a CDS encoding glycosyltransferase family 87 protein, producing MLPVFKKSIFSDYRLIFGIYFLATLFASVRIVGWEGSNNYSIFYHSLYHLLDGKSLYATYPAEYSDHYHYAPTFAALFAPVFALPYSAGLFFWHFLFAGVWVYAVYRLPLTHSQKVFAYWFGLQELFTSLVNSQTNPLIAAVPIFAYLSFEKRQPLWAAFFIVLGFNIKIYSAVAGGLFLLYPQKGRFLLSLLLWAVVLGLLPLLLTSPEKLLWQYDLWVKQLLIKSDHDKWANTSIHRLMHVFVSPDIPGTAIIGAGVLLFCTVYANIRRFHERTFRLLLLASVLIFQVIFNPVAESPTYITAVTGVLCWWFVCPQTALDRALLVACFVLTVLSPSDVFPPFLRNEFVLPYALKALPCVLIWFRVLYLMLQRNTDFKEEHSLYG from the coding sequence ATGCTACCTGTTTTCAAAAAGTCGATTTTCAGCGACTATCGGCTGATTTTTGGTATTTATTTCCTTGCCACGCTGTTTGCCAGCGTTCGGATTGTGGGGTGGGAAGGATCGAACAATTATTCGATTTTTTACCACTCGCTCTACCATCTCCTCGACGGGAAAAGTCTCTACGCAACCTATCCGGCTGAGTACTCCGACCATTATCATTACGCTCCTACGTTTGCTGCGCTATTCGCTCCAGTTTTTGCTTTGCCGTATTCCGCTGGGCTGTTTTTCTGGCATTTTCTGTTTGCCGGAGTTTGGGTGTATGCCGTATATCGGTTGCCGCTAACGCATTCGCAAAAAGTATTTGCCTACTGGTTCGGGTTGCAGGAGTTGTTTACATCGCTGGTCAATAGCCAAACCAACCCGCTCATTGCCGCCGTACCGATTTTTGCCTACCTGAGTTTCGAGAAACGACAACCGCTTTGGGCCGCTTTTTTTATCGTATTGGGGTTTAATATCAAGATTTACAGTGCCGTAGCGGGTGGCTTATTCCTCCTGTATCCGCAGAAAGGCCGGTTCCTGCTAAGCCTGCTGCTCTGGGCCGTTGTGTTGGGGCTGCTACCATTGCTGCTGACTTCGCCCGAAAAACTACTCTGGCAATATGACCTGTGGGTGAAACAACTGCTGATAAAGTCAGACCACGATAAGTGGGCAAACACCTCGATTCATCGACTTATGCACGTATTTGTTTCGCCTGACATACCGGGCACAGCTATAATTGGAGCGGGCGTATTGCTGTTTTGCACGGTCTATGCGAACATTCGGCGGTTTCATGAACGGACGTTCCGGCTGTTGCTGCTGGCGTCGGTACTGATTTTTCAGGTAATTTTTAACCCCGTGGCCGAGTCGCCAACCTACATCACCGCCGTGACGGGTGTGTTGTGCTGGTGGTTCGTTTGCCCGCAAACCGCCCTCGACCGGGCATTGCTCGTGGCGTGTTTTGTGCTAACCGTACTGTCGCCGAGCGACGTATTTCCGCCCTTTTTGCGGAATGAGTTTGTGTTGCCCTACGCGCTGAAGGCACTGCCCTGCGTACTGATCTGGTTTCGAGTACTGTATTTGATGCTACAGAGGAACACGGATTTTAAAGAGGAAC
- a CDS encoding type 1 glutamine amidotransferase domain-containing protein codes for MDPIYRALIVCTNHTDYPTKSHKTGLWLSEATHFYDELADRNLPYDIASPEGGFIPIDEKSRDRRDTVDEKWYNNPTFRHKLEHSLRLDEVNPDEYQIIYLAGGHGTMWDFPENQVLQTLTRRIYEKGGMVAAVCHGVSGLLNVKLSDGSLLIANRQITGFSTMEEKLMRLDDEVPFLLEDALRQKNALYSKSLIPFLPHIEVDERLITGQNPLSARKVGQKVMEEMYEK; via the coding sequence ATGGACCCGATTTATCGCGCGCTCATCGTTTGTACCAATCATACCGACTACCCAACAAAGTCACATAAAACAGGCTTGTGGTTAAGTGAGGCAACGCACTTCTACGATGAACTGGCCGACCGTAACCTGCCTTACGACATTGCCAGTCCTGAAGGCGGTTTTATACCAATCGATGAGAAAAGCCGGGACCGGCGCGATACGGTCGATGAGAAATGGTATAATAACCCTACGTTCCGACATAAGCTTGAACACTCATTACGGCTCGATGAGGTAAACCCTGACGAGTATCAAATTATTTATCTGGCAGGAGGACATGGCACCATGTGGGATTTCCCTGAAAATCAGGTATTGCAAACCCTAACGCGCCGAATCTACGAGAAAGGTGGTATGGTAGCCGCCGTTTGCCACGGCGTCAGCGGATTACTGAACGTAAAGTTATCGGACGGGTCGTTATTAATCGCCAATCGGCAGATAACGGGCTTTTCGACTATGGAAGAAAAATTAATGCGGCTTGATGATGAAGTGCCTTTCCTGCTCGAAGACGCACTCCGTCAGAAAAATGCGCTGTATAGCAAGAGCCTGATTCCGTTTCTGCCGCATATCGAAGTTGATGAACGGCTGATAACGGGGCAAAATCCGCTGTCGGCCCGTAAAGTGGGCCAAAAGGTCATGGAAGAAATGTACGAGAAATAA
- a CDS encoding DUF2851 family protein, with amino-acid sequence MTESFLYFLWQFQYFNTIRLTTTDGEAVQVLHPGFRNYDSGPDFTNARLLIGGQTWGGTVEMHLKTSDWLAHRHQHDRAYDNVILHVVWQNDQPTLSQRIERTNGTILPTLELHPITDTALIDRYALLTDSPDSIPCAGQLQRVSPLRLTAMLDKAMLQRLERKAAGVRAVHNHTNNDWEETAYRLLASNMGFKINAEPMTQLSRAVPLKALLKHRDVLYQSEAMLFGTAGLLDAISEPDEYVNRLRREYRFFSTKYQLADRQLSAVAWKWGRLRPANFPTLRLAQFARLVTKHASLFSLFVGSSDAEMLLNSLQISPSDYWHTHYRFGKATLKGAPALGRAAAENIVINTVVPLLAAYAHHREQPAYLDRAVALLEQLPAEHNRLTKQWESLGLGIRTAFDSQAAIELYNEFCTQKKCLNCQIGVGLMKG; translated from the coding sequence GTGACCGAATCGTTTTTGTACTTCCTGTGGCAATTTCAATATTTCAATACAATTCGGCTGACTACTACCGATGGAGAAGCCGTGCAGGTGTTGCATCCAGGTTTTCGGAACTATGATTCCGGACCCGATTTCACCAATGCACGGTTGCTGATTGGCGGGCAAACCTGGGGCGGTACGGTCGAGATGCATCTGAAAACGTCGGATTGGCTGGCTCATCGCCATCAGCACGACCGCGCTTACGACAATGTGATTCTGCACGTTGTCTGGCAGAACGACCAGCCCACGCTAAGCCAGCGGATCGAACGTACAAACGGCACAATACTGCCTACGCTCGAACTCCACCCGATTACCGACACGGCCCTGATTGACCGGTACGCGCTACTGACCGACTCGCCCGATAGCATACCCTGCGCCGGGCAGTTGCAACGCGTGTCGCCCCTGCGGCTTACGGCTATGCTCGACAAAGCGATGCTGCAACGGCTGGAGCGCAAAGCGGCTGGGGTGCGGGCTGTTCACAACCATACCAACAACGACTGGGAAGAAACAGCTTACCGCTTGTTAGCCAGCAACATGGGCTTCAAAATTAACGCCGAACCCATGACCCAACTGAGCCGGGCCGTTCCGTTGAAAGCCCTGCTGAAACACCGCGACGTGCTCTATCAGTCCGAGGCCATGTTATTTGGCACAGCGGGTTTGCTCGATGCTATAAGCGAACCCGACGAGTATGTAAACAGGCTTCGTCGCGAGTACCGATTCTTTTCAACAAAGTATCAACTGGCCGACCGGCAGCTATCGGCTGTGGCCTGGAAGTGGGGCCGTTTGCGACCCGCCAATTTCCCGACGCTTCGGCTGGCCCAGTTTGCCCGGCTTGTGACAAAGCACGCCAGCCTTTTTTCTTTATTCGTTGGTTCTTCCGACGCTGAAATGCTGTTGAACAGCCTGCAAATCAGCCCATCAGACTATTGGCATACTCATTATCGCTTCGGTAAAGCAACCCTCAAAGGTGCCCCCGCCCTGGGCCGCGCTGCCGCCGAAAACATTGTGATTAACACAGTAGTGCCGCTGCTCGCTGCGTATGCCCACCACCGCGAACAACCCGCCTACCTCGACCGGGCCGTGGCACTGCTCGAACAGCTTCCCGCCGAACATAACCGCCTGACTAAGCAGTGGGAATCGCTTGGTTTAGGTATCCGAACCGCCTTCGACTCGCAGGCGGCCATTGAATTATACAATGAGTTTTGCACACAGAAAAAATGCCTGAACTGCCAGATTGGAGTCGGGTTGATGAAGGGATAA